One window from the genome of Oryctolagus cuniculus chromosome 1, mOryCun1.1, whole genome shotgun sequence encodes:
- the C1H11orf52 gene encoding uncharacterized protein C11orf52 homolog isoform X1 yields the protein MGNKLCCWGSWSCPSTFQKKKRTGSQTRQVLKAQPQQLQQNGTKDCDTRGHTYERVLQESKFQERSEGPVSEDSNLYYADIQVYSHNQPRSAQQVKHLHLENATEYATLRFPQATPRYDSKNGTLV from the exons GAGCTGCCCATCAACCTTccagaagaaaaagagaacag GGAGCCAAACAAGACAGGTATTGAAGGCCCAgccacagcagctgcagcagaATGGCACAAAG GACTGTGACACAAGAGGACACACGTATGAGCGCGTGTTACAGGAGTCCAAGTTCCAAGAGAGGAGCGAAGGCCCCGTGTCCGAGGACAGCAACTTGTATTACGCAGACATTCAGGTGTACAGTCACAACCAGCCGCGCTCTGCCCAGCAGGTGAAACACCTGCATTTGGAAAACGCCACCGAGTATGCGACCCTGCGTTTCCCCCAAGCCACACCTCGCTATGACAGCAAGAATGGGACCCTGGTGTGA